A stretch of Myxococcus hansupus DNA encodes these proteins:
- the clpB gene encoding ATP-dependent chaperone ClpB yields MRLDKYTVKAQEAIQEGQTLARRADNPQYEPEHLAAALLGQKDGIVEPLLRKIGADVKLFAARLGEALQKLPRMQGGESAMLGQRLLKTFDKAEDEAKSLKDEFISSEHLLLALTHDKGAVGEVMKSSGVTRERVLSGLKEVRGSGRVTSQDAESTYQALEKYGRDLTDAARSGKLDPVIGRDEEIRRCIQVLSRRTKNNPVLIGEPGVGKTAIAEGLARRIVDGDVPEGLKNKRLVSLDLGAMVAGAKYRGEFEERLKAVLKEIADAAGEVILFIDELHTLVGAGKAEGAMDAGNMLKPALARGELHCIGATTLDEYRKHIEKDAALERRFQPVMVGEPSVHDTISILRGLKERYEVHHGVRIQDNALVAAATLSHRYIADRFLPDKAIDLVDEASSRLRIEIDSMPTELDDVRRKMTQLQIEREGLRKETDLHSQERLGQIEKELANLSEKFNALKVHWDAEKSAIGAIRALKEKQEKAKNDQAAAERQGDLNRAAELKFGVIPSLDKELKAQNEKLAELQKNQKFLKEEVDAEDIAEVVAKWTGIPVSRLMEGEVQKLVHMEDRLAKRVIGQRSAIEAVSNAVRRARSGLQDPNRPIGSFIFLGPTGVGKTETAKALAEFLFDDDSAMVRIDMSEYMEKHSVARLVGAPPGYVGYEEGGQLTEAVRRRPYTVVLFDEIEKAHHDVFNVLLQILDEGRLTDSQGRTVDFKNTVLILTSNLGSQDIQAGMAGKEELDERTREEVMDALRSHFRPEFLNRVDEVVIFEPLRKKDIYRIVDLQLARLSKLLADKRLTLELTEKARELLAERGYDPTYGARPLKRAVQKNLLDPLALKVLGGEFVPGDHIQADAGPDGLAFAKVLVDTTKNVKRSA; encoded by the coding sequence ATGCGACTCGACAAGTACACAGTGAAGGCGCAGGAGGCGATCCAAGAGGGTCAGACTCTGGCCCGTCGGGCGGATAATCCGCAGTACGAGCCCGAGCACCTGGCCGCGGCGTTGCTTGGTCAGAAGGACGGCATCGTCGAGCCCCTGCTCCGCAAGATTGGCGCGGACGTGAAGCTGTTCGCCGCGAGGCTGGGCGAAGCGCTCCAGAAGCTTCCCCGGATGCAGGGCGGCGAGAGCGCGATGCTCGGCCAGCGGCTGCTGAAGACGTTCGACAAGGCCGAGGACGAGGCCAAGTCCCTCAAGGACGAGTTCATCTCCTCCGAGCACCTGCTGCTCGCGCTCACCCATGACAAGGGCGCGGTGGGCGAGGTGATGAAGTCCTCGGGCGTCACGCGCGAGCGCGTGCTGTCCGGACTGAAGGAGGTCCGAGGCTCCGGGCGCGTGACGAGCCAGGACGCGGAGTCCACCTACCAGGCGCTGGAGAAGTACGGCCGCGACCTCACGGACGCGGCGCGCTCCGGCAAGCTCGACCCCGTCATCGGGCGCGACGAGGAGATTCGCCGGTGCATCCAGGTGCTGAGCCGGCGCACGAAGAACAACCCGGTGCTCATCGGTGAGCCCGGCGTGGGCAAGACGGCCATCGCGGAGGGTCTCGCGCGGCGCATCGTCGACGGTGACGTGCCCGAGGGCCTGAAGAACAAGCGCCTGGTGTCCCTGGACCTGGGCGCCATGGTGGCCGGCGCCAAGTACCGCGGCGAGTTCGAGGAGCGCCTCAAGGCCGTCCTCAAGGAGATCGCCGACGCGGCGGGCGAGGTCATCCTCTTCATCGACGAGCTCCACACGCTGGTGGGCGCGGGCAAGGCCGAAGGGGCCATGGACGCGGGCAACATGCTCAAGCCGGCGCTGGCGCGCGGCGAGCTGCACTGCATTGGCGCCACCACGCTGGACGAGTACCGCAAGCACATCGAAAAGGACGCCGCGCTGGAGCGCCGCTTCCAGCCCGTGATGGTGGGCGAGCCCAGCGTGCACGACACCATCAGCATCCTGCGCGGCCTGAAGGAGCGCTACGAGGTGCACCACGGCGTGCGCATCCAGGACAACGCCCTAGTGGCCGCCGCCACGCTCAGCCACCGCTACATCGCGGACCGGTTCCTGCCGGACAAGGCCATCGACCTGGTCGACGAGGCCTCCAGCCGCCTGCGCATCGAAATCGACTCCATGCCCACGGAGCTGGACGACGTGCGCCGGAAGATGACGCAGCTCCAGATTGAGCGGGAGGGCCTGCGCAAGGAGACGGACCTGCACTCGCAGGAGCGCCTGGGTCAGATTGAGAAGGAGCTGGCCAACCTCAGCGAGAAGTTCAACGCGCTCAAGGTGCACTGGGACGCGGAGAAGTCCGCCATTGGCGCCATCCGCGCGCTGAAGGAGAAGCAGGAGAAGGCGAAGAACGACCAGGCCGCGGCCGAGCGTCAGGGCGACCTGAACCGCGCGGCAGAGCTGAAGTTCGGCGTCATCCCCTCGCTCGACAAGGAGCTGAAGGCGCAGAACGAGAAGCTGGCCGAGCTGCAGAAGAACCAGAAGTTCCTCAAGGAAGAGGTCGACGCGGAGGACATCGCCGAGGTGGTGGCCAAGTGGACGGGCATCCCCGTCTCGCGGTTGATGGAGGGCGAGGTCCAGAAGCTGGTCCACATGGAGGACCGGCTGGCCAAGCGCGTGATTGGCCAGCGCAGCGCCATCGAGGCGGTGTCCAACGCCGTGCGCCGCGCGCGCAGCGGGCTGCAGGACCCCAACCGCCCCATTGGCTCGTTCATCTTCCTGGGCCCCACGGGCGTGGGCAAGACGGAGACGGCCAAGGCGCTGGCGGAGTTCCTCTTCGATGATGACTCCGCCATGGTCCGCATCGACATGTCCGAGTACATGGAGAAGCACTCCGTGGCCCGGCTGGTGGGCGCGCCTCCGGGGTACGTTGGCTACGAGGAAGGCGGCCAGCTCACGGAGGCCGTGCGCCGGCGGCCGTACACGGTGGTCCTCTTCGACGAAATCGAGAAGGCGCACCACGACGTCTTCAACGTGCTGCTCCAGATTCTCGACGAGGGCCGGCTCACCGACAGCCAGGGCCGCACGGTGGACTTCAAGAACACGGTGCTCATCCTCACGTCCAACCTGGGCTCGCAGGACATCCAGGCCGGCATGGCGGGCAAGGAGGAGCTGGACGAGCGCACGCGTGAAGAGGTGATGGACGCGCTGCGAAGCCACTTCCGTCCGGAGTTCCTCAACCGCGTGGACGAGGTCGTCATCTTCGAGCCGCTGCGGAAGAAGGACATCTACCGCATCGTGGACCTGCAGTTGGCGCGCCTGTCCAAGCTGCTGGCCGACAAGCGGCTGACGCTGGAGCTGACGGAGAAGGCGCGCGAGCTGCTCGCGGAGCGCGGCTACGACCCGACGTACGGCGCGCGGCCCCTGAAGCGCGCGGTGCAGAAGAACCTGTTGGACCCGCTGGCCCTCAAGGTGCTGGGCGGTGAGTTCGTCCCCGGTGACCACATCCAGGCGGATGCGGGCCCCGACGGGCTCGCCTTCGCCAAGGTGCTGGTGGACACCACGAAGAACGTGAAGCGTTCGGCCTGA
- a CDS encoding DUF1844 domain-containing protein, with translation MSSGDEKRGETFVMRGEARSASEESISFSTFIVGLGTAVLIHLGGAPNPETGQLEKDLPLARQNLDLLSMLRAKTRGNLTQEEEKLFDGLLADLRLRYVEATKR, from the coding sequence ATGAGCTCCGGGGACGAGAAGCGCGGCGAGACCTTCGTGATGCGGGGGGAAGCGCGCTCCGCGTCCGAAGAGTCGATTTCCTTCAGCACCTTCATCGTGGGGTTGGGCACCGCGGTGCTCATCCACCTGGGAGGTGCTCCCAATCCGGAAACGGGCCAGTTGGAGAAGGATCTGCCGCTGGCCCGGCAGAACCTGGATCTCCTGTCCATGCTGCGCGCGAAGACGCGCGGCAACCTCACGCAGGAGGAAGAGAAGCTCTTTGACGGGCTGCTCGCGGACCTGCGCCTGCGCTACGTGGAGGCGACCAAGCGTTGA
- the thiE gene encoding thiamine phosphate synthase, whose product MNAPSHPHLPRGLYLLCDDTVLPELSLVDKAARLVAGGARVVQLRMKRTPAREALAAARQVVALCRREGVLCLVNDRVDLALLADADGVHVGDEDVPPEDARALLGPGRWVGVTVRDVAGARAAQAAGADYVGLGPLFATTTKQVPAPVMGLEAFAAVVRESPLPVVGIGGVGLANIARVAAAGAHCAAVVSDALLAADITERVRLLMAAFEQGRSGA is encoded by the coding sequence ATGAACGCACCGTCTCACCCGCACCTTCCCCGCGGTCTCTACCTGCTGTGTGACGACACCGTCCTGCCGGAGCTTTCACTGGTGGACAAGGCGGCCCGCCTGGTGGCCGGCGGGGCCCGCGTGGTGCAACTGCGCATGAAGCGCACCCCGGCCCGCGAGGCCCTGGCCGCCGCGCGGCAGGTGGTGGCGCTGTGCCGCCGGGAGGGCGTGCTCTGCCTGGTGAACGACCGGGTGGACCTGGCGCTGCTGGCGGACGCGGACGGCGTGCATGTGGGCGACGAGGACGTGCCGCCCGAAGACGCGCGCGCGTTGCTGGGGCCTGGGCGGTGGGTGGGCGTGACGGTCCGCGACGTGGCGGGCGCGCGGGCGGCGCAGGCGGCGGGCGCGGACTACGTGGGGCTGGGGCCCCTCTTCGCCACGACGACGAAGCAGGTTCCGGCGCCGGTGATGGGGCTGGAGGCCTTCGCGGCCGTCGTCAGGGAAAGCCCGCTGCCGGTGGTGGGGATTGGCGGGGTGGGGCTGGCGAACATCGCGCGGGTGGCGGCGGCGGGAGCGCACTGCGCGGCGGTCGTCTCGGATGCGTTGCTTGCCGCTGATATCACCGAGCGTGTGAGGCTGCTGATGGCCGCGTTTGAACAGGGGCGCTCCGGGGCATAG
- a CDS encoding gamma-glutamyl-gamma-aminobutyrate hydrolase family protein has protein sequence MNNHPRHHGPAPRRPNIGITPDWSPAGEQAFARYELKVPYADAVLRAGGLPFVLPYSDDIACVESYLDRVSGVLVTGGAFDIPPSAYGEEAREGLGALKEGRTAFEAALMRGALKRNMPVLGICGGMQLLNVILGGTLFQDIGREVEGAREHEQKHDRTHPQHPVDVKNSTLLAEAVGHGQLMVNSTHHQSVRSVGKDVVITAVAPDGVVEAIESTVHVFALGVQWHPEYMSTTIPVHVGLYKSFVQKAREHRR, from the coding sequence ATGAACAACCATCCGCGTCACCACGGGCCGGCGCCGCGCCGCCCCAACATCGGCATCACCCCGGACTGGAGTCCTGCTGGAGAGCAGGCCTTCGCGCGCTACGAACTCAAGGTCCCGTACGCGGACGCGGTGCTGCGCGCGGGCGGGCTGCCCTTCGTGTTGCCGTACTCGGACGACATCGCGTGCGTGGAGTCCTATCTGGACCGCGTCTCCGGGGTGCTCGTCACCGGGGGGGCGTTCGACATTCCGCCTTCCGCCTACGGCGAGGAAGCCCGCGAGGGCCTGGGGGCGCTGAAGGAGGGGCGCACCGCGTTCGAGGCGGCGCTGATGCGCGGCGCGCTCAAGCGCAACATGCCGGTGCTGGGCATCTGCGGCGGGATGCAGTTGCTCAACGTCATCCTGGGCGGCACGTTGTTCCAGGACATCGGCCGCGAGGTGGAAGGCGCCCGCGAGCACGAGCAGAAGCATGACCGCACCCATCCCCAGCACCCGGTGGACGTGAAGAACAGCACGTTGCTGGCGGAGGCGGTGGGGCACGGGCAGTTGATGGTCAACTCCACGCATCACCAGTCGGTGCGCAGCGTGGGCAAGGACGTGGTCATCACGGCGGTGGCTCCGGACGGCGTGGTGGAGGCCATCGAGTCCACGGTGCACGTCTTCGCCTTGGGCGTGCAGTGGCACCCCGAATACATGTCGACGACCATTCCGGTGCACGTGGGACTCTACAAGTCGTTCGTGCAGAAGGCGCGCGAGCACCGCCGGTGA
- the thiD gene encoding bifunctional hydroxymethylpyrimidine kinase/phosphomethylpyrimidine kinase has protein sequence MSPRVLLLAGLEPTGRAGLLADVAAVRALRGQPVAVPSAQTAQGTRTFTWTASPPRVLTAQVVAALELGPLHAVKCGMVPARAQLAAAQAALSGTDPWWVVDPVVRTSRGEPLTRLSARAYLSLAGPRVVLTPNLDEAGWLLGRPVARTVAEAAEAAESLARHGFGAVLVKGGHLPDTQGLADVLATPGRVRVLEGKRLARSPGRRGTGCRLASALATELGRGRTMETAVRSARALVVRYLRTGSE, from the coding sequence GTGAGCCCTCGCGTCCTGCTGTTGGCGGGCCTGGAGCCCACGGGCAGGGCGGGGTTGCTGGCGGACGTGGCCGCGGTGCGCGCGCTGCGAGGGCAGCCGGTGGCGGTGCCCTCCGCGCAGACGGCGCAGGGGACGCGGACCTTCACCTGGACGGCCTCTCCGCCGCGCGTGTTGACGGCGCAGGTGGTGGCCGCGCTGGAGCTGGGGCCGCTGCACGCGGTGAAGTGCGGCATGGTGCCGGCCCGCGCGCAGCTCGCGGCCGCGCAGGCGGCCCTTTCGGGCACCGACCCCTGGTGGGTGGTGGACCCCGTGGTGCGCACGTCGCGGGGCGAGCCCCTGACGCGCCTGTCCGCGCGTGCCTACTTGTCCCTGGCGGGACCTCGCGTGGTGCTCACGCCGAACCTGGATGAGGCCGGGTGGCTGCTGGGGCGGCCGGTCGCGCGCACCGTGGCGGAGGCCGCGGAAGCCGCCGAGTCGCTGGCACGCCATGGCTTTGGCGCGGTGCTGGTGAAGGGCGGGCACCTGCCGGACACGCAGGGACTGGCGGATGTGCTGGCCACTCCAGGCCGCGTGCGGGTGCTGGAAGGAAAGCGGTTGGCGCGCTCACCCGGGCGGCGTGGAACAGGCTGCCGGTTGGCCTCCGCGCTGGCCACGGAGCTGGGCCGGGGACGCACGATGGAGACGGCGGTGCGCTCCGCCCGGGCGCTGGTGGTCCGTTACCTGCGGACAGGCTCGGAGTAG
- the dnaB gene encoding replicative DNA helicase produces the protein MENVHEFREGRKVHEDLAAERAVLGAVLADNTLIAAVGEVVHPEDFSSPAHAQIFEAMLKLDGQSRQVDHLTLAEELKVLGHLVSVGGPAYLMRLDQVVPIASNAVQYAQIVKDQAIRRRLAQAGKEIQDLASQETGELEVLLDEAERKVFLLAEKKREGDLRPVSELMEHTLDLLDKMKAAATGITGLSTGYIDLDNQLTGLHAGELIILAARPGIGKTSFAMNIAVHAALKENKAVGIFSLEMPADQLLMRLLASTARVDMKKLRGGRLTPHDEEKFQEMAGALYNAPIYIDDSGGLSPFDLRAKARRVKQRDPRLSLIVIDYLQLMHQKGKVESRQLEVAEISRALKQLAKELEVPIIALSQLSRKVEDRKDGKPLLSDLRESGSIEQDADVVMFIHRETSEEGPDGQPAQQSSTVIPVELIVAKQRNGPIGSIDLVFLAEYTRFESRQRTD, from the coding sequence ATGGAGAATGTCCACGAGTTCAGAGAGGGTCGGAAGGTCCACGAGGACCTCGCCGCCGAGCGCGCGGTGTTGGGCGCCGTGCTGGCGGACAACACGCTGATCGCCGCGGTGGGCGAGGTCGTCCACCCCGAGGACTTCTCCAGCCCCGCGCACGCCCAGATTTTCGAGGCGATGCTCAAGCTCGACGGCCAGTCGCGACAGGTGGACCACCTGACGCTGGCCGAGGAGCTGAAGGTGTTGGGCCACCTCGTGTCGGTGGGCGGCCCGGCCTACCTGATGCGGCTGGACCAGGTGGTCCCCATCGCGTCCAACGCGGTCCAGTACGCGCAGATCGTCAAGGACCAGGCCATCCGCCGCCGCCTGGCCCAGGCGGGCAAGGAGATTCAAGACCTCGCCAGCCAGGAGACGGGCGAGCTGGAGGTCCTGCTCGACGAAGCCGAGCGCAAGGTGTTCCTCCTCGCGGAGAAGAAGCGCGAGGGCGACCTGCGCCCGGTCAGCGAGCTGATGGAGCACACGCTCGATCTGCTCGACAAGATGAAGGCGGCGGCCACGGGCATCACGGGCCTGTCCACCGGCTACATCGACCTGGACAACCAGCTCACCGGCCTGCACGCCGGCGAGCTCATCATCCTCGCGGCGCGTCCCGGCATCGGGAAGACGTCCTTCGCGATGAACATCGCGGTGCACGCGGCGCTGAAGGAGAACAAGGCCGTCGGCATCTTCAGCCTCGAAATGCCCGCCGACCAGTTGCTGATGCGTCTGCTGGCCTCCACCGCGCGCGTGGACATGAAGAAGCTGCGCGGCGGCCGCCTGACGCCGCACGACGAGGAGAAGTTCCAGGAGATGGCGGGCGCGCTCTACAACGCGCCCATCTACATCGACGACTCCGGCGGTCTGTCCCCGTTCGACCTGCGCGCCAAGGCCCGCCGCGTGAAGCAGCGCGACCCACGCCTGTCGCTCATCGTCATCGACTACCTCCAGCTCATGCACCAGAAGGGCAAGGTGGAGAGCCGCCAGTTGGAGGTCGCCGAAATCTCCCGCGCGCTGAAGCAGCTCGCCAAGGAGCTGGAGGTGCCCATCATCGCGCTCAGTCAGCTCAGCCGAAAGGTGGAGGACCGCAAGGACGGCAAGCCCCTGCTGTCCGACCTGCGTGAGTCCGGCTCCATCGAGCAGGACGCCGACGTGGTGATGTTCATCCACCGTGAGACGTCTGAAGAGGGCCCCGACGGGCAGCCGGCGCAACAGTCGAGCACCGTGATTCCCGTGGAGCTCATCGTCGCCAAGCAGCGTAACGGCCCCATCGGCTCCATCGACCTGGTGTTCCTGGCCGAGTACACGCGCTTCGAGAGCCGCCAACGCACGGACTGA
- a CDS encoding LytR/AlgR family response regulator transcription factor has protein sequence MTRFRVLVADDEAPARAKVKRLLADDARFVLEGEASDGTETLNRVAALRPDLLVLDVQMPGLTGFEVLEALGPEQCPAVIFSTAYDAFAVAAFEAQAVDYLLKPYDAERFARALERAYTVLQGGLPETARLQALLADLGRAPSSRPLERLVVKAGEAWVPLRLTDVWRLSSEDKYVRLHTAQGEHLVRQTLRSLEERLDPTRFVRVHRGDIVNLDAVARLEPWTHGDGILVLKDGSSVVLSRTWREAFLQRWGLEG, from the coding sequence ATGACGCGCTTCCGGGTCCTGGTGGCGGATGACGAAGCGCCCGCCCGCGCCAAGGTGAAGCGCCTGCTCGCGGACGACGCGCGCTTCGTGCTGGAGGGCGAGGCTTCGGACGGGACGGAGACGCTGAACCGCGTGGCGGCGCTACGGCCGGACCTGCTGGTGCTCGACGTGCAGATGCCCGGCCTCACCGGCTTCGAAGTGCTGGAGGCACTGGGCCCCGAGCAATGCCCCGCCGTCATCTTCTCCACCGCCTACGACGCCTTCGCCGTCGCCGCCTTCGAAGCGCAAGCCGTGGACTACCTCCTCAAGCCCTACGACGCGGAGCGCTTCGCCCGCGCGCTGGAGCGCGCCTACACCGTGCTCCAAGGTGGCCTGCCGGAGACAGCGCGCCTCCAGGCCCTCCTGGCCGACCTGGGCCGGGCGCCCTCGAGCCGCCCGCTGGAGCGACTGGTGGTGAAGGCGGGCGAGGCCTGGGTGCCGCTGCGCCTGACGGACGTCTGGCGCCTGTCCTCGGAGGACAAGTACGTCCGGCTCCACACCGCCCAGGGCGAGCACCTGGTGCGTCAGACGCTCCGAAGCCTGGAGGAGCGGCTGGACCCCACGCGCTTCGTACGGGTCCACCGGGGCGACATCGTCAACCTGGACGCCGTGGCCCGCTTGGAGCCCTGGACGCACGGAGACGGCATCCTCGTCCTCAAGGATGGCAGCTCGGTCGTCCTCAGCCGCACGTGGCGTGAAGCGTTCCTCCAGCGGTGGGGACTCGAGGGGTAG
- a CDS encoding sensor histidine kinase, which yields MPTPSSQASIVASWQWPRIHARPALALLGFCVALGLLLGLTVCLNILAEGGTVPGLRPFVWELTGALGAWLVLPILFTAVINAPGPRVGWGRFLGIHAVAFLLFTSAHIVLMAVTRQGLYALFDWGPYDYGAMAFRIPMEAMKDLLSYSLGATFVSLFTAWKERQDRALREASLEGELRAAQLQALTGQLHPHFLFNALNTVSAVMYEDLARTDRLLSDLGGLLRASLERREATWTLAEERTQAARFVALLAARFGERVCVRWEVAPGLEQVQVPCFALQALVDNAVKHNQDRTEPLEVRIRAREDGPDWRLEVEDTGRGFGSRSPASGTGVGLAHLERILALLHDGRARLERGQGPEGGARVALLLPREAAP from the coding sequence ATGCCGACTCCCTCGTCCCAGGCTTCCATCGTGGCTTCGTGGCAGTGGCCTCGCATCCACGCGCGTCCCGCGCTGGCGTTGCTGGGCTTCTGCGTGGCCCTGGGGCTGCTCCTGGGGCTCACGGTGTGCCTCAACATCCTCGCGGAGGGGGGCACCGTGCCGGGGCTGCGCCCCTTCGTCTGGGAGCTCACGGGGGCACTTGGCGCGTGGCTGGTGCTGCCCATCCTCTTCACGGCGGTGATCAACGCGCCGGGCCCTCGCGTGGGCTGGGGGCGGTTCCTGGGCATCCACGCGGTGGCCTTCCTGCTCTTCACCAGCGCGCACATCGTGCTGATGGCGGTAACGCGGCAGGGGCTCTACGCGCTGTTCGACTGGGGCCCGTACGACTATGGGGCGATGGCCTTTCGCATCCCCATGGAGGCGATGAAGGACCTCCTCTCCTACAGTCTGGGCGCCACCTTCGTGAGCCTGTTCACGGCGTGGAAGGAGCGGCAGGACCGCGCGCTGCGCGAGGCGTCCCTGGAGGGCGAGCTGCGCGCCGCCCAGCTCCAGGCCCTCACGGGCCAACTGCACCCGCACTTCCTCTTCAACGCGCTGAACACCGTGAGCGCGGTGATGTACGAGGACCTCGCGCGCACGGACCGGCTGCTCAGCGACCTGGGCGGACTGCTGCGCGCCAGCCTGGAGCGGCGTGAGGCCACCTGGACGCTGGCGGAGGAACGCACCCAGGCCGCGCGCTTCGTGGCGCTGCTGGCCGCGCGCTTCGGTGAACGCGTCTGTGTGCGCTGGGAGGTGGCCCCGGGGCTGGAGCAGGTGCAGGTGCCATGCTTCGCGCTGCAAGCGCTGGTGGACAACGCCGTGAAGCACAACCAGGATCGGACGGAGCCGCTGGAGGTCCGCATCCGCGCCCGCGAGGACGGGCCCGACTGGAGGCTGGAAGTGGAGGACACGGGCCGGGGCTTCGGGAGCCGCTCCCCCGCGTCGGGCACCGGCGTGGGGCTGGCGCACCTGGAGCGAATCCTCGCGCTGCTCCACGACGGACGTGCCCGACTGGAGCGAGGCCAAGGCCCCGAGGGCGGTGCGCGCGTGGCGCTGTTGCTGCCTCGGGAGGCCGCGCCATGA
- a CDS encoding acyltransferase family protein, whose protein sequence is MPTTAAPHTPDAHRPDLDWLRVVCILLLHLFHTGMMFNTWGWHVKSPQALPWLEPPMEVLHHLRMPLLMCISGLGTAFALRRRSLGTFTKDRVKRLLGPLVFGMFVVVPPQIYVERLQRGTFEGSYADFYPSVFGFVPYPAGSFSWHHLWFVAYLFVYCLLALPLFALLRTGPGQAWLAKAEAWLCRGWNVAWGFLPLALNEVLLRDFPHTHALLDDPRAFIHYGLFFLSGHLLGRCPRVWEHLMSRRKALLGASAVVFAIMVPPNEFPFIPETLGRTALQWFVMLTALAWARACIHDRRPWLRHARELAYPFYILHQTVIVVVGFALLTWTMGPWTLFLAVLTVSFLLTWGLCLAVARVPWLRACFGMTARAASRVPARAASPVHTG, encoded by the coding sequence ATGCCCACCACCGCCGCGCCGCACACGCCCGATGCCCACCGCCCCGACCTGGATTGGCTCCGGGTCGTGTGCATCCTCCTGCTGCACCTGTTCCACACGGGGATGATGTTCAACACCTGGGGCTGGCACGTGAAGAGCCCGCAGGCCCTGCCCTGGCTGGAGCCGCCCATGGAGGTGCTGCACCACCTGCGCATGCCGTTGCTGATGTGCATCTCCGGCCTGGGCACCGCGTTCGCCCTGCGGCGGCGCTCGCTGGGCACCTTCACGAAGGACCGCGTGAAGCGGCTCCTGGGGCCGCTGGTCTTCGGCATGTTCGTGGTGGTGCCGCCGCAAATCTACGTGGAGCGGCTCCAGCGCGGGACGTTCGAGGGAAGCTACGCGGACTTCTATCCGTCCGTGTTCGGCTTCGTGCCCTACCCCGCCGGCAGCTTCAGTTGGCACCACCTCTGGTTCGTCGCCTACCTCTTCGTCTACTGCCTGCTCGCGCTGCCCCTGTTCGCGCTGCTCCGCACGGGCCCCGGGCAGGCCTGGCTCGCAAAGGCCGAGGCGTGGCTGTGCCGGGGGTGGAACGTGGCCTGGGGGTTCCTGCCGCTCGCGCTCAACGAGGTGCTGCTGCGGGACTTCCCCCACACGCATGCGCTCCTCGACGACCCGAGGGCGTTCATCCACTACGGCCTGTTCTTCCTGAGCGGCCATCTGCTGGGCCGGTGTCCGCGCGTCTGGGAGCACCTCATGTCGCGGCGCAAGGCGCTGCTGGGGGCGAGCGCGGTGGTCTTCGCCATCATGGTGCCGCCGAACGAGTTCCCCTTCATTCCGGAGACGCTGGGACGCACCGCGCTTCAGTGGTTCGTCATGCTGACGGCGCTGGCCTGGGCGCGAGCCTGCATCCATGACCGGCGGCCATGGCTCCGACACGCGCGCGAGCTGGCCTATCCGTTCTACATCCTCCACCAGACGGTCATCGTCGTCGTCGGCTTCGCGCTGCTCACGTGGACGATGGGCCCGTGGACGCTCTTCCTCGCGGTGCTGACGGTGTCGTTCTTGCTCACGTGGGGGCTGTGCCTGGCGGTGGCCCGCGTGCCCTGGCTGCGAGCGTGCTTCGGGATGACGGCGCGCGCGGCGTCGCGGGTGCCCGCTCGGGCCGCGAGCCCGGTGCATACTGGGTGA
- the rplI gene encoding 50S ribosomal protein L9 gives MKVILREDIENLGKSGELVTVKDGFGRNFLLPRKKAVLASEQNLRQLEHEKAVIAARNAKLKGAAEEQAKKIGAIKVAIKRRVGDQDKLFGSVTALDIAEAVAAEGQSIDRRHIHLPEPIKALGNYEVELRLHRDVVAKIKLEVLPE, from the coding sequence ATGAAGGTCATTCTGCGTGAGGACATCGAGAACCTGGGCAAGTCCGGGGAACTCGTCACCGTGAAGGACGGCTTCGGCCGCAACTTCCTCCTGCCCCGCAAGAAGGCGGTTCTGGCCAGCGAGCAGAACCTCCGTCAGTTGGAGCACGAGAAGGCGGTCATCGCCGCTCGGAACGCCAAGCTGAAGGGCGCGGCCGAGGAGCAGGCGAAGAAGATTGGCGCCATCAAGGTCGCCATCAAGCGCCGCGTCGGCGATCAGGACAAGCTGTTCGGCTCCGTCACGGCGCTGGACATCGCGGAGGCGGTTGCCGCCGAGGGTCAGAGCATCGACCGCCGCCACATCCACCTGCCCGAGCCCATCAAGGCCCTGGGCAACTACGAGGTGGAGCTGCGCCTGCACCGCGACGTGGTCGCGAAGATCAAGCTCGAGGTCCTGCCGGAGTAA
- the rpsR gene encoding 30S ribosomal protein S18 yields MSNGTDSKTASAPAARSGGGFGGGGSRGGGDRGDRGGDRGDRGGGMGGDDDKRGGGRGFGRKKVCRFCAEKNASVDFKDQATLKYFVTERGKIIPRRISGNCAKHQREVAVAIKRARGIALLPYNAVVG; encoded by the coding sequence ATGAGCAACGGAACGGATAGCAAGACGGCCTCTGCCCCCGCCGCCCGCAGCGGTGGTGGCTTCGGCGGTGGTGGTTCGCGCGGTGGTGGTGACCGGGGTGACCGCGGTGGTGATCGCGGCGACCGCGGCGGCGGTATGGGTGGTGACGACGACAAGCGCGGCGGTGGCCGTGGCTTCGGCCGCAAGAAGGTCTGCCGGTTCTGCGCGGAGAAGAACGCGTCGGTGGACTTCAAGGACCAGGCGACGCTGAAGTACTTCGTCACCGAGCGCGGCAAGATCATCCCCCGCCGCATCTCCGGCAACTGCGCCAAGCACCAGCGCGAAGTGGCGGTGGCCATCAAGCGCGCCCGCGGCATCGCGCTCCTCCCCTACAACGCGGTGGTCGGCTAG